The nucleotide window CCCAGTTGATCACCAACTGGGAGGCCTACCCGGAGGAGGTGGCGCAGCTGATCCACGCCCATCCGACCCAGGGCGAGGCGCTCGGCGAAGCGCACCTGGCGCTGGCCGGCAAGCCCCTCCACGTGCATACCTGACCCCGCGGACGACCGCCCGGACCGGCGGATAGGCTGACCGGGCAGAGCCACGCATCATCGAGGAGTCGAAGCCGAACATGTCCACCGAGGTCACTCTTCCGGAACTGGGCGAAAGCGTCACCGAAGGCACCGTCAGCCGCTGGCTGAAGCAGGTCGGAGACACCATCGCCGTCGACGAACCGCTGCTGGAGATCTCCACCGACAAGGTGGACACCGAGATCCCGTCGCCGGTCGCCGGCACCCTGCTGGAGATCCGGGCGAACGAGGACGACACGGTCGAGGTCGGCGCCGTGCTGGCAGTGATCGGCGAGGAGAGCGAGAGCTCCGCCGGCGACGGCCAGTCAGCTCCGGCGCCCGAGGCAGAGCAGGAGCCGGAGCAGGAACAGCCCGCACCGGCCGCCGAGTCCGCTCCCGCGCCCGCCCCCGAGTCCGCTCCCACCGCCGAACCGGCACCGTCCGAACAGGCCCCGGCAGCGCAGGCCGGCTCCTCCTCCGCGTCGAACGGTTCGGGCAGCGACGTCACCCTGCCCGAGTTGGGCGAGAGCGTCACCGAGGGCACCGTCAGCCGCTGGCTGAAGCAGGTCGGCGACTCGGTGGCCGTCGACGAACCGCTGCTGGAGATCTCCACCGACAAGGTGGACACCGAGATCCCGTCTCCGGCCGCCGGCACGCTGCTGGAGATCCGGGCCAAGGAGGACGAGACCGTCGAGGTCGGTGCAGTCCTGGCGGTGATCGGCGAAGCGGGTCAGCAGTCCCAGGGCGGCGACCAGCAGCCGGCCCAGCCCGAGCGGGAAGAGCAGCCCGTACAGGAAGAGCAGGCCAAGCAGCAGGAGCAGCCGAAGCAGGAGGCGCAGCCGGAACCGCAGGCCGAGGCAGCGGCGCCCGAGGCACCCGCACCTGCTCCCGCCCCCGCACCGGCACCCCAGCCGGCGAGCGCGCCGGCGCCGCAGACTCAGGCCGACAGCTCCGACGGCGACCGCAACTACGTGACGCCGCTGGTACGCAAGCTGGCTGCCGAGCACGACG belongs to Microlunatus elymi and includes:
- the sucB gene encoding 2-oxoglutarate dehydrogenase, E2 component, dihydrolipoamide succinyltransferase codes for the protein MSTEVTLPELGESVTEGTVSRWLKQVGDTIAVDEPLLEISTDKVDTEIPSPVAGTLLEIRANEDDTVEVGAVLAVIGEESESSAGDGQSAPAPEAEQEPEQEQPAPAAESAPAPAPESAPTAEPAPSEQAPAAQAGSSSASNGSGSDVTLPELGESVTEGTVSRWLKQVGDSVAVDEPLLEISTDKVDTEIPSPAAGTLLEIRAKEDETVEVGAVLAVIGEAGQQSQGGDQQPAQPEREEQPVQEEQAKQQEQPKQEAQPEPQAEAAAPEAPAPAPAPAPAPQPASAPAPQTQADSSDGDRNYVTPLVRKLAAEHDVDLSTLKGTGVGGRIRKQDVLAAAEAAKAPAAETPAAAPAAASAQQSSLRGTTEKMTRLRKIIAARMVESLQTSAQLTTVVEVDLTVISRLRAKVKDDFLRREGVKLSYLPFLIKGAVDALKVHPKLNATIDTEAEEIHYPATENVSIAVDTDKGLVVPVIKGAGDLSIAGLAKKIADLADRTRNNKLSPDDISGGTFTVTNTGSRGALIDTPIVNQPQVAILGTGALVKRPVVITDKNLGETIAIRDMMYLSLSYDHRLVDGADAARFLGTLKERLEEGDFGSEFGL